A part of Amycolatopsis lurida genomic DNA contains:
- the mycP gene encoding type VII secretion-associated serine protease mycosin, whose protein sequence is MRRLRMSAVAAVVAATAVQTFAGAGTAHAAPPPGACRDPEPARAAVPVQPWAQQSLAPQRVWPYNRGAGVLVAVVDSGVDADHPQLARPGKVRAGRDFYLAGSLPGAFDCVSHGTGVAGIIAADPATGIGFHGIAPDAEILPVRISDRDIGSQGESLRIDPQVVANGIRYAADQGAKVINLSLAGHEDFAVIRDAVAHAVARDALVVAAAGNTQRDTASEIPSFPAAYDGVLGVGAVDIDGARMSGSQIGRYVDLVAPGAKVLAPTRAGGHAYADGTSYAAPFVSGTAALVRSAWPRLSAPEVARRLMATANPARGGLGSPAFGAGLVDPYRAVTDGLDTANPAALPAFVPAPPDQAQLDLIAAREETGTVAKWLTAAVCGAIVLAALVALVLPRGRRRGWRPGLAAPVSAEPKVDEPPEQIFLISGR, encoded by the coding sequence ATGAGACGACTCCGGATGTCCGCCGTCGCCGCCGTGGTGGCCGCGACGGCCGTTCAGACCTTCGCCGGCGCGGGGACCGCGCACGCGGCGCCGCCGCCCGGCGCCTGCCGGGACCCGGAACCCGCGCGAGCGGCGGTTCCCGTCCAGCCGTGGGCTCAGCAATCTCTTGCTCCCCAACGGGTTTGGCCGTACAACCGCGGGGCGGGAGTGCTGGTGGCGGTGGTCGACTCCGGGGTCGACGCCGACCATCCGCAGTTGGCCAGGCCGGGCAAGGTGCGCGCGGGCCGGGATTTCTACCTCGCCGGTTCGCTGCCGGGAGCGTTCGACTGTGTGTCGCACGGCACCGGGGTCGCGGGGATCATCGCCGCCGATCCGGCAACCGGTATCGGTTTCCATGGGATCGCACCGGACGCGGAGATCCTGCCGGTGCGGATCAGCGACCGTGACATCGGCAGCCAGGGCGAGTCCTTGCGGATCGATCCCCAGGTGGTCGCCAACGGAATCCGCTACGCCGCCGACCAGGGCGCCAAGGTGATCAACCTGTCCCTCGCCGGACACGAGGATTTCGCCGTCATCCGGGACGCGGTCGCGCACGCCGTGGCCAGGGACGCGCTCGTGGTCGCCGCCGCGGGCAACACGCAGCGCGACACGGCTTCCGAGATCCCCTCCTTTCCCGCCGCCTACGACGGGGTGCTCGGTGTCGGTGCCGTCGACATCGACGGGGCGAGGATGTCCGGCTCCCAGATCGGCCGGTACGTGGACCTCGTCGCGCCTGGCGCCAAGGTGCTGGCGCCGACACGAGCGGGCGGGCACGCGTACGCCGACGGCACGAGCTATGCCGCGCCGTTCGTTTCCGGCACCGCCGCCCTGGTCAGATCGGCCTGGCCGCGGCTGTCCGCCCCGGAGGTGGCGCGCCGTCTGATGGCGACCGCGAACCCGGCGCGCGGCGGCCTCGGCAGCCCGGCGTTCGGCGCCGGCCTGGTCGATCCCTACCGGGCGGTCACCGATGGGCTGGACACGGCGAACCCGGCCGCTTTGCCGGCGTTCGTCCCCGCGCCACCGGACCAGGCACAACTCGATCTGATCGCCGCGCGGGAAGAGACCGGCACCGTGGCGAAATGGCTCACCGCCGCGGTATGCGGCGCGATCGTACTCGCCGCACTCGTGGCACTGGTGCTTCCGCGTGGTCGCCGTCGTGGCTGGCGGCCCGGCCTGGCGGCCCCCGTCTCCGCCGAACCGAAGGTGGACGAACCGCCGGAACAGATCTTCCTGATCTCCGGGAGATGA
- a CDS encoding YbaB/EbfC family nucleoid-associated protein, whose protein sequence is MEALFPGADMYADYERLAEDVRTMQERMAGIRATADSGDGLISVTVGGAGELIELWLDPRVYRTLDSAALAESITETMHRAAAESQEKGLAIAAGFLPEGATPEGTDLRFGPLLHRLDERAGGR, encoded by the coding sequence GTGGAAGCGCTGTTTCCGGGGGCGGACATGTACGCCGACTACGAACGGCTTGCCGAGGACGTCCGGACGATGCAGGAACGGATGGCCGGGATCCGCGCCACCGCCGATTCCGGCGACGGATTGATCAGTGTGACGGTCGGCGGCGCGGGAGAGCTGATCGAGCTCTGGCTGGACCCTCGTGTCTACCGGACCTTGGATTCGGCCGCGCTGGCCGAGAGCATCACCGAGACCATGCACCGGGCGGCGGCCGAGTCCCAGGAGAAGGGGCTGGCCATCGCCGCGGGCTTCCTGCCGGAGGGGGCGACTCCGGAGGGAACGGACCTGCGGTTCGGCCCGTTGCTGCACCGGCTCGACGAGCGCGCCGGCGGGCGGTGA
- the eccCa gene encoding type VII secretion protein EccCa: protein MATVVVKRPARKPAPEMPAGELLLQAPPEIPPPPGRQWTQVLTVLPMVAMMAAMLLMYSGSMAGSMRFVIFGMMGVGMLGMVAMSFLQGGGPSKREMGHARRKYLRHLAQHRLRLRRSVRGQRRTMEYLHPDPASLWSLAASYRLWERRKDDQDFAIARIGTGPQAPAATLVAPDTKPLEELEPLSALALRRFIATYSTVGRLPIAIAVNGFSRIHLRGDRAATLGLLRAVIAQLVTLQSPDDVRIAICVSEDRRPDWEWVKWLPHALHPERTDALGALRLVAPSVQALESMLEEELSKRPRFDPEADIRVPGPHLVVVLDGGAIAGSDHLMTGGGVEGVSIVDLTTMPPRALDRTTVVLDVDADGDLVSETSDGEAPLGRADFLGVVAAEGLARQLAPLRLTAGLRGDTPMSTELGLAELLDLGDPYEFDPADTWEPRPNRDRLRVKLGIQADGVPIEIDLKESAQDGMGPHGLLIGATGSGKSELLRTLVLALAVTHPPSSLNFALVDFKGGATFTRLDTLPHTSAVITNLADELHLVDRMTDAINGELIRRQELLRAAGNFSSLRDYEKARAAGAPLPEVPTLLVICDEFSELLSAKPDFIDMFVQIGRVGRSLGVHLLLASQRLEEGRLRGLETHLSYRIGLRTFSEMESRAVLGVTDAFKLPRAPGHGFLKVGTDQMDRFRSAYVSGVYQRATGGGVTASTGEQLVLQEYTTSYLGAEIDTEEEETDDQAADNDAAVGETLLDILVDRLAGRGVPAHQVWLPPLAESPTLDGLLPELVAHPQRGLTTGSTTMAGSLRPVLGTVDRPFEQRRDPLVLDLSGAAGHVLVIGAPQTGKSTVVRTLITSLALTHTPRETQFYCLDFGGGTLASIAGLPHVAGVCGRLDTGAVRRTVAEVATLLAQRERMFAEHQIDGIVTYRRLRAEGRFAEQQHGDVFLVVDGWQTLRNDFPDLEETVGDIAARGLSYGVHVVAACSRSFDLRMNVRDLFASRLELKIGDPIDSVIDRRAAMSVPPDAPGRGIAMSGHQMLVALPRIDGVTETDDLSRGVNELVEAVKAAWPGAPAPSVRLLPGVFPYEELPAKDETTGTEAGLAVGIHEHDLSPMRHDFAADPHFFLLADTQCGKTSFLRTLARRIETTYQPSEARIVLVDHRRGLLGEIGDEYLLGYGTNDSHSAGLMTEVAASLSKRLPGPDVTPEQLRARNWWRGPEIFVLVDDYDMVATHENHPLMPLLPLVAQGSDIGLHVVLARRSGGAGRGLFEPFLTRLREVGTPGLMMSGDRDEGPLLGGMRAQVLPPGRGWLIDRRGHKGLVQIAWLPPRHP, encoded by the coding sequence ATGGCGACAGTCGTGGTGAAGAGGCCGGCCCGTAAACCGGCGCCGGAGATGCCGGCCGGTGAACTGCTCCTGCAGGCTCCACCGGAGATCCCGCCCCCGCCGGGGCGGCAATGGACCCAGGTGCTCACGGTGCTGCCGATGGTGGCCATGATGGCCGCGATGCTGCTGATGTACTCCGGCAGCATGGCAGGCTCGATGCGGTTCGTCATCTTCGGGATGATGGGCGTCGGCATGCTCGGCATGGTCGCCATGAGCTTCCTGCAGGGCGGCGGCCCCAGCAAACGGGAAATGGGCCACGCCCGCCGCAAGTACCTGCGGCACCTCGCCCAGCATCGCCTGCGGCTGCGCCGTTCGGTGCGTGGGCAGCGCCGCACGATGGAGTACCTGCACCCGGATCCGGCGTCCTTGTGGTCGCTGGCCGCGAGCTACCGGCTGTGGGAACGGCGCAAGGACGACCAGGACTTCGCCATCGCCCGGATCGGGACCGGACCGCAGGCCCCGGCCGCCACGCTCGTCGCCCCTGACACCAAACCGCTGGAGGAACTCGAACCGCTGTCCGCGCTCGCGCTGCGCCGGTTCATCGCCACCTATTCCACCGTCGGAAGGCTGCCGATCGCCATCGCGGTCAACGGTTTCAGCCGGATCCACCTGCGCGGCGATCGCGCCGCCACGCTGGGTCTGCTTCGCGCGGTGATCGCCCAGCTGGTCACCCTCCAGTCACCCGACGACGTACGGATCGCCATCTGCGTGAGCGAAGACCGCCGTCCGGACTGGGAATGGGTCAAGTGGCTGCCGCACGCGTTGCATCCCGAGCGGACCGACGCGCTCGGCGCGCTACGGCTGGTGGCGCCGTCGGTCCAGGCGCTGGAATCGATGCTGGAGGAGGAACTCTCCAAACGACCGCGGTTCGATCCGGAGGCCGACATCCGCGTACCCGGCCCGCATCTGGTGGTCGTGCTCGACGGTGGCGCCATCGCCGGCTCCGATCACCTGATGACCGGCGGCGGAGTCGAGGGAGTGTCCATCGTGGACCTGACCACCATGCCGCCGAGGGCCTTGGACCGGACCACGGTCGTGCTCGACGTGGACGCCGACGGTGACCTGGTCAGTGAGACCAGCGACGGCGAAGCCCCGCTCGGGCGCGCCGATTTCCTTGGCGTGGTCGCGGCCGAGGGGTTGGCCCGGCAGCTGGCCCCGTTACGGTTGACGGCCGGGCTGCGAGGTGACACCCCGATGAGCACCGAGCTGGGACTCGCCGAGCTTCTGGATCTGGGTGACCCGTACGAATTCGACCCCGCCGACACCTGGGAGCCGCGGCCGAACCGGGACCGGCTGCGGGTGAAACTGGGCATCCAGGCCGACGGCGTCCCGATCGAAATCGATCTCAAGGAGTCCGCGCAGGACGGGATGGGGCCGCACGGGCTGCTGATCGGCGCCACCGGTTCCGGCAAGTCCGAGTTGCTGCGGACCCTCGTACTCGCCCTCGCCGTGACACATCCGCCCAGTTCGCTGAATTTCGCGCTGGTGGACTTCAAGGGCGGTGCGACCTTCACCCGCCTAGACACCCTCCCGCACACCAGCGCGGTGATCACCAACCTCGCCGACGAGCTGCACCTCGTCGACCGGATGACCGACGCGATCAACGGCGAGCTGATCCGCCGCCAGGAACTGCTGCGCGCGGCGGGCAATTTCTCCTCGCTGCGTGACTACGAGAAAGCGCGCGCCGCGGGAGCCCCGCTTCCCGAGGTGCCGACCCTTCTGGTGATCTGTGACGAGTTCTCGGAGCTTCTGTCCGCCAAGCCGGACTTCATCGACATGTTCGTCCAGATCGGACGAGTCGGCCGTTCGCTGGGCGTTCATCTGCTGCTGGCCTCGCAACGGCTCGAAGAGGGCCGGCTCCGAGGTCTGGAAACCCACCTCTCGTACCGGATCGGGCTGCGGACCTTCTCCGAGATGGAGAGCAGGGCGGTGCTGGGCGTCACCGACGCGTTCAAGCTGCCGCGGGCACCCGGGCACGGATTCCTCAAGGTCGGCACCGACCAGATGGACCGATTCCGTTCCGCCTACGTCTCCGGCGTGTACCAGCGCGCCACCGGCGGCGGTGTCACCGCTTCCACCGGGGAGCAACTGGTGCTGCAGGAATACACGACGAGCTATCTCGGCGCCGAGATCGACACGGAAGAAGAGGAGACGGACGACCAAGCGGCGGATAACGACGCCGCGGTCGGCGAAACCCTCCTGGACATCCTGGTCGACCGGTTGGCAGGCCGGGGCGTGCCCGCGCATCAGGTCTGGTTGCCGCCACTGGCGGAATCGCCGACCTTGGACGGTTTGCTGCCCGAACTGGTCGCTCATCCGCAACGAGGTCTCACCACCGGCTCGACCACGATGGCGGGATCGCTCCGGCCGGTGCTCGGCACGGTGGACCGGCCCTTCGAACAACGTCGCGACCCGCTGGTGCTGGATCTCTCCGGCGCCGCCGGGCATGTCCTGGTCATCGGCGCCCCGCAGACCGGGAAGAGCACCGTTGTGCGCACGCTGATCACCAGCCTGGCGCTCACGCACACTCCCCGCGAGACACAGTTCTACTGCCTCGACTTCGGCGGCGGCACCCTGGCTTCGATCGCGGGGCTGCCGCATGTCGCCGGTGTCTGCGGCAGGCTCGACACCGGTGCCGTGCGGCGGACCGTCGCCGAAGTGGCGACCCTGCTGGCACAACGCGAGCGGATGTTCGCCGAGCACCAGATCGACGGCATCGTCACCTACCGGAGGCTGCGAGCCGAAGGGCGCTTCGCCGAACAGCAGCACGGCGACGTCTTCCTGGTGGTCGACGGCTGGCAGACGCTGCGGAACGACTTCCCCGATCTGGAGGAGACGGTCGGCGACATCGCCGCACGCGGTCTGTCCTATGGCGTGCACGTGGTGGCGGCCTGTTCGCGTTCGTTCGATCTGCGGATGAACGTCCGGGATCTGTTCGCCAGCAGGCTGGAACTGAAGATCGGTGATCCCATCGACTCCGTCATCGACCGGCGCGCGGCGATGAGCGTCCCGCCCGACGCTCCGGGCCGCGGAATCGCGATGAGCGGGCATCAGATGCTGGTCGCCCTGCCCAGGATCGACGGGGTGACGGAAACGGACGATCTGTCCAGGGGTGTGAACGAACTCGTCGAGGCGGTCAAGGCCGCGTGGCCAGGCGCTCCCGCGCCTTCGGTGCGGCTACTGCCCGGTGTGTTCCCGTACGAGGAACTCCCCGCGAAGGACGAGACCACCGGGACGGAGGCGGGGCTCGCGGTCGGCATCCACGAGCACGACCTCTCCCCGATGCGGCACGACTTCGCCGCGGACCCGCACTTCTTCCTGCTCGCCGACACCCAATGCGGAAAGACCTCCTTCCTGCGGACGCTGGCCCGCCGGATCGAGACCACCTACCAGCCCTCGGAAGCCCGGATCGTGCTGGTGGACCATCGGCGCGGGCTCCTTGGCGAGATCGGCGACGAATACCTTCTCGGTTACGGCACCAACGACTCGCACAGTGCCGGGCTCATGACCGAGGTCGCCGCCTCGCTTTCCAAGCGGCTTCCGGGGCCGGACGTCACACCGGAGCAATTGCGGGCCAGGAACTGGTGGCGTGGGCCGGAGATCTTCGTTCTCGTTGACGACTACGACATGGTGGCCACCCACGAGAACCACCCGCTGATGCCCCTCCTGCCGCTGGTCGCGCAAGGCTCGGACATCGGCTTGCACGTCGTGCTCGCCCGTCGTTCCGGTGGCGCCGGCCGCGGGCTGTTCGAACCCTTCCTCACCCGGCTGAGGGAAGTCGGGACCCCCGGCTTGATGATGTCCGGCGACCGCGACGAAGGTCCGCTGCTCGGCGGGATGCGCGCCCAGGTACTGCCGCCCGGCCGCGGCTGGCTGATCGACCGTCGTGGGCACAAGGGCCTGGTCCAGATCGCGTGGCTTCCGCCCCGGCATCCCTGA